A genomic segment from Lignipirellula cremea encodes:
- a CDS encoding cysteine desulfurase family protein, with amino-acid sequence MLASTMSNGLPLYLDNHSTTRVDPRVVAAMLPMLTENYGNAGSVSHPYGWEAAEAVNRSRETIAAAIQAKPREIVFTSGATESNNLAIRGIAEHPRRQGDQILSVATEHKAVLDPLARLQRRLGLEIRLLPVAGVGSDCPGRLDPQQVADAITDRTALVSVMLANNEIGVIQPLAEIGAICRERGVPLHCDATQALGKIPIDARTLNVDLMSFSAHKLYGPKGVGCLYIRRGAPRLRLEPQIDGGGQEQNYRSGTLNTAGIVGFAKAVELCLAEMPTESVRLRGLRDRLFERLETRLDRVVLNGPPLTPELRLDNNLNCSFALVDGEALMMSMGELAVSSGSACTSTNPEPSHVLRAIGLSDDATRSSLRFGLGRFNTEQEIDRASDLIVESVARLRKMSSMA; translated from the coding sequence ATGCTCGCTTCCACAATGAGTAACGGCCTGCCCCTTTATCTGGATAACCACTCCACCACCCGTGTCGATCCGCGCGTGGTGGCAGCGATGTTGCCGATGCTGACCGAAAACTACGGCAACGCCGGCAGTGTGAGCCACCCCTATGGCTGGGAAGCGGCCGAAGCGGTCAACCGCAGCCGCGAGACCATCGCCGCCGCGATTCAGGCGAAACCTCGCGAGATCGTGTTCACCAGCGGAGCCACCGAAAGCAATAACCTGGCGATTCGCGGAATCGCCGAACATCCCCGGCGCCAGGGGGACCAGATCCTCAGCGTCGCCACCGAGCACAAAGCCGTGCTCGATCCGCTCGCCCGACTGCAGCGACGGCTGGGCCTGGAGATTCGCCTGCTGCCGGTTGCTGGCGTCGGCAGCGACTGCCCCGGCCGTCTCGATCCACAACAGGTGGCCGATGCGATCACCGATCGCACGGCCCTGGTATCGGTCATGCTGGCCAACAACGAGATAGGCGTGATCCAGCCGCTGGCCGAGATTGGCGCTATCTGCCGGGAACGGGGAGTGCCCCTGCACTGCGATGCGACCCAGGCACTGGGAAAAATCCCGATCGACGCGCGCACGCTGAACGTCGACCTGATGAGCTTCTCGGCCCATAAACTATACGGGCCCAAAGGCGTGGGTTGCCTTTACATCCGCCGCGGCGCTCCGCGTCTGCGACTGGAGCCGCAAATCGATGGCGGCGGGCAGGAGCAGAACTATCGCAGCGGAACGCTCAACACGGCCGGCATTGTCGGTTTCGCCAAAGCGGTCGAACTCTGCCTGGCGGAAATGCCGACGGAAAGCGTGCGTCTGCGCGGGTTGCGGGATCGGTTGTTTGAGCGGCTGGAAACGCGGCTGGATCGGGTCGTCCTGAACGGTCCGCCGCTGACTCCGGAACTGCGGCTGGATAACAACCTCAACTGCAGCTTTGCCCTGGTCGACGGCGAAGCCCTGATGATGAGCATGGGCGAGTTGGCCGTGTCCAGCGGCAGCGCCTGCACTTCCACCAACCCGGAACCCAGCCATGTGCTCAGGGCGATTGGATTAAGCGACGACGCCACCCGCTCGAGTTTGCGGTTTGGGCTGGGTCGGTTCAATACCGAGCAGGAGATCGATCGCGCCAGCGATCTGATCGTAGAGAGTGTGGCCCGGCTGCGAAAAATGAGCAGCATGGCCTGA
- a CDS encoding DEAD/DEAH box helicase encodes MKTFAELELLEPLQRALAEEKYETPTPIQAQTIPAALDGRDILGCAQTGTGKTAAFALPILDHLGDPNRKAPPNRPFVLVLAPTRELAIQIGESFATYGRHLRLRQVLVYGGVSQLHQVRALSRGAHVLVATPGRLLDLMNQGYITLDMLEIFVLDEADRMLDMGFLPDLRRIISKLPKNRQSLFFSATMPPKIMDLSRSLLHNPVSVNVTPETTSVERIEQRVLFVERSGKRDLLRQILSADDVDRALVFTKTKRGANLLSEQLLKSGFKSAAIHGNKSQGARQRALEAFRRKTVQVLVATDVAARGIDIDGITHVVNYDLPIEPESYVHRIGRTGRAGAEGIALSFCSASERNELRAIERFIGQRVPPAADQPQPTAPEPEKSSSGGRRDASFRRPAASRPAAATRPATEAAEGEGQSKPRRRRRKPRARARQTS; translated from the coding sequence TTGAAGACTTTTGCTGAATTAGAACTGCTGGAACCCCTGCAACGCGCCCTGGCCGAAGAAAAATACGAAACGCCCACGCCGATCCAGGCGCAAACCATTCCCGCCGCCCTCGACGGCCGCGATATTCTTGGTTGTGCGCAAACCGGCACCGGGAAAACGGCCGCCTTTGCGTTGCCCATTCTGGATCACCTGGGCGACCCCAACCGGAAGGCTCCGCCGAACCGCCCTTTTGTGCTGGTCCTGGCTCCGACGCGTGAGCTGGCCATTCAAATTGGCGAGAGCTTCGCCACGTATGGCCGCCATCTGCGACTTCGCCAGGTGCTGGTGTACGGCGGCGTCAGCCAGTTGCACCAGGTGCGGGCTCTGAGCCGCGGCGCCCATGTGCTGGTCGCCACGCCGGGCCGATTGCTGGACCTGATGAACCAGGGCTACATTACGCTCGACATGCTGGAAATTTTCGTGCTGGACGAAGCCGACCGGATGCTGGACATGGGCTTTCTGCCGGACCTGCGTCGGATCATCAGCAAACTGCCGAAAAATCGCCAGTCGCTGTTCTTTTCCGCCACCATGCCGCCGAAGATCATGGATCTTTCGCGCAGCCTGCTGCACAACCCGGTGAGCGTGAACGTCACGCCGGAAACGACCAGCGTGGAACGGATCGAACAACGCGTGCTGTTCGTCGAGCGCAGCGGCAAACGCGATCTGCTGCGTCAGATTCTGTCGGCCGACGATGTCGATCGGGCTTTGGTCTTTACCAAAACGAAGCGCGGCGCTAACCTTCTATCAGAACAGTTGTTGAAAAGCGGTTTCAAGTCGGCCGCCATCCATGGGAACAAATCCCAGGGCGCCCGGCAGCGGGCGCTGGAAGCCTTTCGCCGGAAAACGGTGCAGGTGCTGGTGGCGACCGATGTCGCAGCCCGCGGAATTGATATCGACGGCATTACCCATGTCGTGAATTATGATCTCCCGATCGAACCGGAAAGCTACGTGCACCGGATCGGACGCACTGGCCGGGCCGGCGCGGAAGGGATCGCCCTGTCGTTCTGTTCCGCCAGTGAACGTAACGAGTTAAGGGCGATTGAACGCTTCATCGGTCAGCGGGTTCCGCCCGCTGCCGACCAGCCGCAGCCGACCGCTCCGGAACCGGAAAAGTCGTCCTCCGGCGGTCGACGGGACGCTTCGTTCCGCCGTCCGGCCGCATCCCGACCGGCCGCCGCCACAAGGCCTGCGACCGAAGCGGCTGAGGGAGAAGGACAAAGCAAACCGCGACGCCGACGTCGCAAGCCGCGTGCTCGCGCGCGGCAAACCAGCTAG
- a CDS encoding pentapeptide repeat-containing protein: MPFDADFTNADLRKTKARFGNFSRSNFTGANLAKADFMECPLTSADFTNANLTGSDFVHAKLRGVNFTGATLKSVIFDDALFDHTTVFPEGFVIPEEMKWGGKGKDPRRG; the protein is encoded by the coding sequence ATGCCATTCGATGCTGACTTCACGAATGCGGATCTGCGAAAAACCAAAGCCCGTTTTGGCAACTTTTCGCGATCGAATTTCACCGGCGCCAACCTGGCAAAAGCCGACTTTATGGAATGCCCGTTGACCAGCGCGGATTTCACCAACGCGAATCTGACCGGCTCCGACTTCGTCCACGCTAAACTCCGCGGCGTGAACTTTACTGGCGCCACACTGAAGTCAGTGATTTTCGACGACGCCTTGTTTGATCACACCACCGTCTTTCCCGAAGGCTTCGTGATCCCTGAAGAAATGAAATGGGGCGGCAAAGGCAAAGACCCACGTCGCGGGTAA